The following are from one region of the Mycolicibacterium diernhoferi genome:
- a CDS encoding SGNH/GDSL hydrolase family protein: MADTVIWTAANGWSIPESVFSSRQLALLSADRSFVLGQNGPRLHPSPTPVPLGIASLQSAHAYYAAIRELVQTFESAEGLEATARKVPLASYMRPMSKTPYPATDVAAYTVDTTDPAYSDQRHYFFKDTDIEARWRFNGSWFDAGNNPVNQISGGTPSEFNNATSYEIEFYVSGDRFAFALLNTTVKDDFRIFVDDMPLTAGWDFTASGLYSSNYAKVQFATSRVRKVRLLSSGLISFTGVLVPGAAAIWAAPPRFRVAVVGDSYVQGGFDTGSDGWLMGGGLCNQLAILTGWEVLNLGQSNTGYVNDGGGTIGKSTYGSAARLEAMAALPPIDLVIIFGSANDTGYATGTVVAAAGTYWSALKTAHPNIPIVVVGVESGSLEGFSPTVMDTLNTALINAAMASNDVAGAIDMRTTPWVTGTGIDGSPEGDGNADFFISNDGRHPTRAGAACLAERITSELSATRV, translated from the coding sequence CTAACGGCTGGTCCATCCCGGAGAGCGTCTTTTCCTCTAGACAGCTCGCACTCCTGAGCGCCGACCGCAGTTTCGTGCTCGGGCAGAACGGTCCCCGCCTGCACCCCAGCCCTACGCCCGTACCGCTTGGAATCGCCAGCCTCCAGTCGGCTCACGCGTACTACGCAGCGATACGGGAACTGGTCCAGACCTTCGAATCGGCTGAGGGACTGGAAGCAACTGCGAGGAAGGTCCCGCTGGCCAGCTACATGCGGCCGATGTCCAAGACGCCCTACCCCGCCACCGACGTCGCGGCCTACACCGTCGATACGACCGACCCGGCCTACTCCGACCAGCGGCACTACTTCTTCAAAGACACGGATATCGAGGCCCGTTGGCGGTTCAATGGGTCGTGGTTCGACGCGGGGAACAACCCGGTCAACCAGATCAGCGGCGGCACCCCAAGCGAGTTCAACAACGCCACCAGCTACGAGATTGAGTTCTACGTCAGCGGCGACCGGTTCGCCTTCGCGTTGCTCAACACCACCGTCAAAGATGACTTCCGCATCTTCGTCGACGACATGCCACTCACAGCCGGATGGGATTTCACCGCCTCGGGGCTGTACAGCTCCAACTACGCCAAGGTCCAGTTCGCCACGTCTCGCGTGCGCAAGGTCCGCCTGTTGTCGTCGGGCCTCATCAGCTTCACCGGCGTCCTGGTCCCTGGTGCTGCGGCTATCTGGGCTGCCCCGCCACGGTTCCGTGTGGCCGTCGTCGGCGACTCGTACGTTCAGGGCGGATTCGACACCGGGTCCGACGGGTGGCTCATGGGAGGCGGATTGTGCAACCAGCTCGCCATCCTTACCGGGTGGGAGGTGCTCAACCTCGGCCAGAGCAACACCGGCTACGTCAACGACGGCGGGGGCACCATCGGCAAGAGCACCTACGGGTCTGCTGCCCGACTGGAAGCCATGGCGGCGTTGCCACCGATTGATCTGGTCATCATCTTCGGCAGCGCCAACGACACCGGCTACGCCACCGGCACTGTCGTGGCAGCGGCAGGCACCTACTGGTCCGCGCTCAAGACAGCCCACCCCAATATCCCAATCGTGGTGGTCGGCGTGGAATCGGGGTCGCTGGAAGGGTTCAGCCCAACCGTCATGGACACGCTCAACACCGCCCTCATCAACGCCGCCATGGCGAGCAACGACGTGGCCGGCGCAATCGACATGCGCACAACCCCGTGGGTAACCGGGACAGGTATCGACGGCTCGCCCGAAGGCGACGGCAACGCCGACTTCTTCATCTCTAACGACGGCCGACACCCCACCCGCGCCGGGGCTGCCTGTCTGGCGGAGCGCATCACCAGCGAACTCAGCGCCACCCGAGTCTGA
- a CDS encoding cellulase family glycosylhydrolase codes for MSKPTFRLATRRTMAAVATVSALALVCATTEQRPPIDPPTRSDPVELTAAIVESPTTVGVADSDVMRTGSIEEVDRHLDLLQSIGVQNVRVGISWYATQSSANSDFVWTSTDYVIEEAYRRGMGVLGVLHETPAWAGRPPLAGMPDPAAFGAFAGAVAERYQGKVSALEVWNEPNGRIFLDPLDPAGYTAMLRAAYTAIKAHDDLDDPDDDITVIAGGLGSGRTVPGVSINPVDYLQGMYAAGAHGYFDALAFHPYQRDIPFSQGESERNSPILQLRAIRELMRLNGDGELKVWASEYGLSTAPFNPLLPLQYNSLRKQARFIADFLSNWQNEEGTGPMFIYSTIDLNSASFNSEKNFGLFYSDGTPKPAVKVIVDFLNGADLDLPRRNLFDEVKAILDGTLRFGGAVIRGAVDVLAGVTIGLVSGIASVASWVLGDTWLVNTPRAVLTAVVHLIADGVTGTVNRIGDAISHALGIERPGPGTNRTSTGAAIVESPTAADAMPGSGEPDEPGTLRHDAAETRVTEAVDRQAVAVEPARTEPETTDTHSLAPESPESELADVDPSEQPAGPAELPADLGAEELEESEGQPAENESETNTSDDVDADDVDADVDGGVDADDVDAGPTPSAATAHGSDAPAPIGAH; via the coding sequence ATGAGCAAACCAACCTTCAGGCTCGCCACTCGACGGACCATGGCGGCCGTCGCCACGGTCTCGGCGCTGGCCTTGGTGTGCGCCACCACCGAGCAGCGTCCGCCGATCGACCCGCCGACGAGATCCGATCCGGTCGAGCTGACCGCCGCGATCGTCGAGTCACCGACCACAGTGGGTGTCGCCGACTCGGATGTCATGCGCACGGGCAGTATCGAAGAAGTCGATCGTCATCTCGACCTGCTTCAGTCCATCGGCGTGCAGAACGTGCGCGTCGGCATCTCCTGGTACGCCACCCAGAGTTCGGCGAACAGTGACTTCGTCTGGACCAGCACCGACTACGTGATCGAGGAGGCATACCGGCGCGGAATGGGCGTGCTCGGCGTGCTCCACGAAACTCCGGCATGGGCGGGACGCCCGCCGCTGGCCGGCATGCCCGACCCAGCAGCCTTCGGCGCGTTCGCCGGCGCCGTCGCCGAGAGGTACCAGGGCAAGGTCTCGGCATTGGAAGTCTGGAACGAGCCGAATGGCCGGATCTTCCTCGACCCTTTGGACCCGGCCGGGTACACCGCGATGCTGCGAGCGGCCTATACGGCGATCAAGGCGCACGACGACCTCGACGATCCCGACGACGACATCACCGTCATCGCCGGAGGGCTGGGCTCCGGCCGAACCGTCCCCGGCGTCAGCATCAATCCGGTCGACTATCTGCAGGGCATGTACGCCGCCGGGGCCCACGGTTATTTCGACGCCCTCGCCTTCCACCCCTACCAGCGGGACATCCCGTTCTCCCAGGGCGAGTCCGAACGTAACTCGCCGATCCTGCAGCTTCGCGCGATCAGGGAGCTGATGCGACTCAACGGCGACGGCGAGCTGAAGGTGTGGGCCAGCGAGTACGGCCTGTCGACGGCGCCCTTCAATCCGCTGTTGCCCTTGCAGTACAACTCGCTGCGCAAACAGGCGCGGTTCATCGCGGATTTCTTGTCCAACTGGCAGAACGAAGAGGGCACCGGCCCGATGTTCATCTATTCGACGATCGACCTGAATTCCGCCAGCTTCAACAGCGAGAAGAACTTCGGCCTGTTCTATTCGGACGGGACGCCCAAGCCCGCAGTCAAGGTCATCGTCGACTTCCTCAACGGAGCGGACCTCGATCTCCCCCGCCGCAATCTGTTCGACGAGGTCAAGGCGATCCTGGACGGCACGCTCAGATTCGGCGGCGCGGTGATCCGGGGTGCGGTGGACGTGCTGGCCGGTGTCACGATCGGCCTGGTCAGTGGCATCGCATCGGTGGCGTCGTGGGTGCTGGGCGACACCTGGCTGGTGAACACCCCCAGAGCGGTGCTGACGGCCGTGGTGCACCTGATCGCCGACGGCGTCACCGGCACCGTGAACCGGATCGGCGATGCGATCAGCCACGCCTTGGGTATCGAGCGGCCGGGGCCGGGCACCAACCGGACGTCAACCGGTGCGGCCATCGTCGAATCGCCGACCGCCGCGGACGCCATGCCCGGTTCCGGTGAACCCGACGAGCCCGGGACCCTCCGACACGATGCAGCCGAAACCAGGGTGACCGAGGCGGTGGACCGACAAGCGGTAGCCGTCGAGCCGGCCCGCACCGAACCGGAGACCACCGACACCCACAGCCTGGCCCCGGAGAGCCCAGAATCCGAGCTCGCCGATGTGGACCCGAGCGAACAGCCCGCCGGCCCGGCGGAACTCCCGGCCGACCTCGGCGCCGAGGAACTCGAGGAATCCGAGGGGCAGCCCGCCGAAAACGAGTCCGAGACCAACACCTCCGACGACGTGGACGCCGACGATGTCGACGCCGATGTGGACGGCGGCGTGGACGCCGACGATGTGGACGCCGGCCCCACACCGTCCGCGGCGACCGCACACGGATCGGACGCGCCGGCACCGATCGGCGCGCACTGA
- a CDS encoding cation:proton antiporter, giving the protein MELILVVVGAIVVTAISQRRGLEPALIIVVVGIAVSFLPDFEPPELDSHILLTVVLPPLLYSAALNFSFPTFLRNIRPILGLGVGLVVVTAFAVALVSSWLVVVPLTFATALVLGAIVAPPDAVTAVAVGRKLGLPKKVMAILTGESLINDAAALTLFSIAVAHVAGTHTFIANPFLLFTYSALIGPMVGGLLGYITLWIRKRLANPGLETVQGLVVPFAAFILAEEIHASGVLAVVVAGFVVGNGTLSAGYQTRLQERYVWNSVDVLLEAFVFAYIGLHLRFVLEDLKQAHESVWEVLGASIIVLLIVLVIRPLSVLLMFGRSKLARHVEAKWSVPVPEGELRGGRVRAKQRGEERRWRSKIDRRTLTWQENVVVSWTGMRGVVTLAAAAAIPVTTVSGQPFPERATIQAIAFVVAIGTLLIQGWTLPLLIKRLQLSRFNDDHAADRAEELKCEQVVHDAAEEVLAEFRANPPAGVDPELGREIRAVIARHAQDADEMPDPEAHTTRAEVFSGVYRSVLAAQRAALIAERDEGRIEDEAVRAMLERLDLQEAGVTARLESRL; this is encoded by the coding sequence GTGGAACTCATCCTCGTCGTCGTCGGAGCGATCGTCGTCACCGCCATCTCGCAGCGGCGGGGGCTGGAACCCGCGCTGATCATCGTGGTGGTCGGCATCGCGGTCTCGTTCCTGCCGGATTTCGAACCGCCGGAACTGGATTCGCACATCCTGCTGACCGTGGTACTGCCACCGTTGCTGTACTCGGCGGCGTTGAACTTCTCGTTCCCGACGTTCCTGCGCAATATCCGGCCGATTCTCGGTCTGGGTGTCGGTCTGGTCGTGGTGACCGCGTTTGCCGTGGCGCTGGTGTCGTCATGGCTGGTGGTGGTGCCGCTGACGTTCGCGACCGCCCTGGTGCTGGGCGCCATCGTGGCGCCGCCGGACGCGGTCACCGCCGTCGCCGTCGGCCGCAAGCTCGGCCTGCCCAAGAAGGTGATGGCGATCCTGACGGGGGAGAGCCTGATCAACGACGCCGCCGCGCTGACCCTGTTCAGCATCGCGGTGGCGCACGTGGCCGGTACCCACACCTTCATCGCCAACCCGTTCCTGCTGTTCACCTACAGCGCGCTGATCGGGCCGATGGTCGGCGGGCTGCTCGGCTACATCACGCTGTGGATCCGCAAGCGGCTGGCCAACCCCGGCCTGGAGACGGTGCAGGGTCTGGTGGTGCCGTTCGCCGCGTTCATCCTGGCCGAGGAGATCCACGCCTCGGGCGTGCTCGCCGTGGTGGTGGCCGGCTTCGTGGTCGGCAACGGCACCCTGTCGGCCGGCTACCAGACCCGGTTGCAGGAACGCTACGTGTGGAACTCGGTGGACGTGCTGCTGGAGGCGTTCGTGTTCGCCTACATCGGCCTGCACCTGCGGTTCGTGCTGGAGGACCTGAAGCAGGCACACGAATCGGTGTGGGAGGTGCTGGGCGCCTCCATCATCGTGCTGCTGATCGTGCTGGTCATCCGGCCGCTGTCGGTGCTGCTGATGTTCGGGCGCAGCAAGCTGGCCCGGCACGTCGAGGCGAAATGGAGCGTCCCCGTCCCGGAGGGCGAACTCCGCGGCGGACGGGTCCGCGCGAAACAGCGTGGGGAGGAACGCAGGTGGCGGTCCAAGATCGACCGGCGCACCCTGACCTGGCAGGAGAACGTGGTGGTCTCGTGGACCGGGATGCGCGGGGTGGTCACGCTGGCCGCCGCGGCCGCCATCCCGGTGACGACGGTCAGCGGACAGCCGTTCCCTGAGCGGGCCACCATCCAGGCGATCGCGTTCGTGGTCGCGATCGGCACCCTGTTGATCCAGGGCTGGACGCTACCGCTGCTGATCAAGCGGTTGCAGTTGTCCCGGTTCAACGACGATCACGCGGCGGATCGGGCCGAGGAGCTCAAATGTGAGCAGGTGGTGCACGACGCCGCCGAAGAGGTGCTCGCGGAGTTCCGGGCCAACCCGCCGGCCGGGGTCGATCCCGAACTGGGCCGGGAGATCCGCGCGGTGATCGCCCGGCATGCCCAGGACGCCGATGAGATGCCCGACCCCGAGGCGCACACCACACGCGCGGAGGTGTTCTCCGGGGTCTACCGCTCGGTGCTGGCCGCCCAGCGCGCCGCCCTGATCGCCGAACGCGACGAGGGCCGTATCGAGGACGAAGCGGTGCGCGCCATGCTGGAGCGCCTCGACCTACAGGAGGCCGGTGTGACCGCGCGCCTGGAGAGCCGGCTGTGA
- a CDS encoding Fpg/Nei family DNA glycosylase — MPEGHTLHRLARLHQKRFGRKPVLVSSPQGRFDDGAAAVNGRVLRRADAWGKHLFHHYDGGHVVHIHLGLYGSFTEAPLPLDEPVGQVRMRMIGAEYGTDLRGPTVCEVIDAGAVDDVAARLGPDPLRPDADPARAWSRISKSRRTIGALLMDQTVIAGVGNVYRSELLFRHQIDPYRPGTEIDADEFAAMWRDLVELMKVGVRRGKIVVVRPEHDHGAPPYGPGRPRTYVYRRAGDPCRVCATPVRTAELEARNVFWCPTCQT; from the coding sequence ATGCCAGAGGGGCACACCCTGCACCGGCTGGCCCGGCTGCATCAGAAGCGATTCGGCCGTAAGCCGGTCCTCGTGTCCAGCCCGCAGGGGCGGTTCGACGACGGCGCGGCCGCGGTGAACGGACGCGTGCTGCGCCGCGCCGACGCGTGGGGCAAGCACCTGTTCCACCATTACGACGGCGGGCACGTGGTGCACATTCATCTCGGCCTGTACGGCAGCTTCACCGAGGCGCCGCTGCCGCTGGATGAGCCCGTCGGGCAGGTCCGGATGCGGATGATCGGCGCCGAGTACGGCACCGACCTGCGCGGGCCGACGGTGTGCGAGGTGATCGACGCCGGCGCCGTCGACGACGTGGCGGCCCGGCTGGGACCCGACCCGTTGCGCCCCGACGCCGACCCGGCCCGGGCGTGGTCCCGAATCAGCAAGTCCCGCAGGACCATCGGCGCACTTCTGATGGACCAGACGGTGATCGCGGGCGTCGGCAACGTCTATCGCAGCGAGCTGCTGTTCCGGCATCAGATCGACCCGTACCGCCCCGGCACCGAGATCGACGCCGACGAGTTCGCGGCGATGTGGCGGGACCTGGTCGAGTTGATGAAGGTCGGGGTGCGCCGCGGCAAGATCGTGGTGGTCCGCCCGGAGCACGATCACGGCGCCCCGCCCTACGGACCCGGCCGGCCGCGCACCTACGTCTACCGGCGCGCCGGTGATCCCTGCCGGGTGTGCGCAACGCCGGTGCGCACCGCAGAACTGGAGGCTCGCAACGTGTTCTGGTGCCCGACCTGCCAGACCTGA
- a CDS encoding ribose-5-phosphate isomerase has product MRVYIGADHAGFEFKKTIIEHLQKSGHEPIDCGAYAYDADDDYPAFCIDAAVKTVADPESLGIVLGGSGNGEQIAANKVPGARCALAWSVETAKLAREHNNAQLMGLGGRMHSEEEALAIVDAFLSTPWSEAERHQRRIDILAAYEVDHVAPPVPGAPA; this is encoded by the coding sequence ATGCGCGTCTACATCGGTGCCGATCACGCCGGATTCGAGTTCAAGAAGACCATCATCGAGCATCTGCAGAAGAGTGGCCACGAGCCGATCGACTGCGGTGCCTACGCCTACGACGCCGACGACGACTACCCCGCGTTCTGCATCGACGCCGCGGTCAAGACCGTCGCCGACCCCGAGAGCCTGGGCATCGTGCTCGGCGGTTCGGGCAACGGCGAGCAGATCGCGGCCAACAAGGTGCCCGGCGCCCGGTGCGCGCTGGCCTGGAGCGTGGAGACCGCGAAGCTGGCCCGCGAGCACAACAACGCGCAGCTGATGGGCCTCGGTGGCCGCATGCACAGCGAGGAGGAGGCGCTGGCCATCGTCGACGCCTTCCTGTCCACCCCGTGGTCGGAGGCCGAGCGTCACCAGCGCCGCATCGACATCCTGGCCGCCTACGAGGTGGACCACGTCGCGCCCCCGGTGCCCGGCGCGCCCGCCTGA
- a CDS encoding oxygenase MpaB family protein, which translates to MRVPTRGNPRPAISRRPPPRELRDLLTTVGLTNGVANIIMQLSLPPVGHGVSESRVASGSPRRYPLKRARTTGQYLALAVMGSEQDRDVMRQAVAEVHNHVHSTEHSPVRYSGNSRELQVWVAMCLFRFFLDQYTLVHGELDEATLDELIRAGEPLATGVNVRSSEWPQTWAEYRRRWDAMLPNLSIDPVVHHEFMTLSDLSFVGEAWGPAGYLLARIGAPPYRFMTRATLPPEFREMMGWDWTEADQRRLQRVLKVLRVIDTVINPYAMQVAYRLQVLDFRTRRRLGMPVLGKTRILETMVRDGGGARLFARRSRDKSGDSETGLRREVG; encoded by the coding sequence ATGCGCGTGCCGACCCGAGGCAACCCGCGGCCAGCCATATCGCGTCGACCGCCGCCGCGCGAGTTGCGGGATCTGCTGACGACCGTCGGGCTCACCAACGGCGTGGCGAACATCATCATGCAGCTCTCGTTGCCGCCGGTGGGGCACGGCGTCAGCGAGAGCCGGGTGGCATCCGGCAGCCCGCGGCGGTACCCGCTCAAGCGGGCCCGCACCACCGGCCAATACCTCGCGTTGGCGGTCATGGGCAGCGAGCAGGACCGCGATGTCATGCGCCAGGCCGTCGCCGAGGTGCACAATCACGTGCACTCGACCGAGCACAGCCCGGTGCGCTACAGCGGAAACAGCCGCGAGCTGCAGGTCTGGGTCGCCATGTGCCTGTTCCGGTTCTTCCTCGACCAATACACATTGGTGCACGGCGAACTCGACGAAGCCACCCTCGACGAACTGATCCGGGCGGGCGAACCGCTGGCCACCGGGGTCAACGTGCGGTCCTCGGAGTGGCCGCAGACCTGGGCGGAGTACCGCCGTCGCTGGGACGCGATGCTGCCCAACCTGTCGATCGACCCGGTGGTGCACCACGAGTTCATGACCCTGTCGGACCTGTCCTTCGTCGGTGAGGCGTGGGGGCCGGCCGGTTATCTGCTGGCCCGAATCGGCGCCCCGCCTTACCGATTCATGACCCGCGCCACACTGCCGCCGGAGTTCCGCGAGATGATGGGTTGGGACTGGACCGAGGCCGATCAACGCCGGCTGCAGCGCGTGCTCAAGGTGCTGCGGGTCATCGACACCGTCATCAACCCGTACGCCATGCAGGTCGCCTACCGCCTCCAGGTCCTCGACTTCCGGACCCGGCGTCGGCTCGGCATGCCGGTGCTCGGCAAGACCCGCATCCTGGAGACCATGGTCCGCGACGGGGGAGGCGCCCGGCTGTTCGCCAGGCGGTCGCGGGACAAGTCGGGTGATTCGGAAACCGGTCTGCGCCGCGAAGTAGGGTAG
- a CDS encoding isopenicillin N synthase family dioxygenase gives MSAIATVDVSRWYRGGPDADRLAAEVDEGLQRAGFIVVTGHGVDADLAAAVRAASREFFALPTEVKERYSVPVGGHGWIGPGAEANAYAEGTETPPDLKESFSLGAETQTGDPEVDRIWFAPNVWPSEVAHLQALVDEYTTAMRRLSDDLLALFARALGLPHNPFAALASRPTWTMNINHYPPVSVVGEPEPGQFRIGPHTDFGTVTVLDREPGAGGLQVYSEEAGWEDAPWEPGALTVNIGDLLEYWSGRRWPSGRHRVLPPQPHAPEEDLVSLIYFYEANHDALVTPLEPPIGRVAGLDPVTSADFIKERLDAITVA, from the coding sequence ATGAGTGCAATTGCGACCGTTGACGTCTCGCGGTGGTACCGCGGCGGTCCGGACGCCGATCGGCTGGCCGCGGAGGTCGACGAGGGGCTGCAGCGGGCCGGTTTCATCGTGGTCACCGGGCACGGGGTGGACGCCGACCTGGCGGCGGCGGTGCGCGCCGCGAGCCGCGAGTTCTTCGCGCTGCCCACCGAGGTGAAGGAACGCTATTCGGTGCCGGTGGGCGGTCACGGCTGGATCGGCCCGGGTGCCGAGGCCAATGCCTATGCCGAGGGCACCGAGACGCCACCGGATCTCAAGGAGAGTTTCAGCCTGGGTGCCGAGACGCAGACCGGGGACCCCGAAGTGGACCGCATCTGGTTCGCGCCCAACGTGTGGCCGTCCGAGGTCGCGCATCTACAGGCGTTGGTCGACGAGTACACCACGGCCATGCGCAGGCTCTCCGATGACCTGCTCGCCCTGTTCGCGAGAGCGCTTGGGCTGCCGCACAACCCGTTCGCAGCCCTGGCGAGCCGGCCGACCTGGACGATGAACATCAACCACTACCCGCCGGTGAGCGTGGTCGGTGAGCCGGAACCGGGCCAGTTCCGGATCGGCCCGCACACCGATTTCGGAACCGTCACCGTGTTGGACCGCGAGCCGGGCGCCGGTGGGCTGCAGGTCTATTCGGAGGAGGCGGGCTGGGAGGACGCGCCGTGGGAGCCCGGCGCGCTGACGGTCAACATCGGTGACCTGCTGGAGTACTGGAGCGGACGGCGCTGGCCGTCCGGTCGGCACCGGGTGCTGCCGCCGCAGCCGCACGCCCCGGAGGAGGACCTGGTCTCGCTGATCTACTTCTACGAGGCCAACCACGACGCTCTCGTCACCCCGCTGGAGCCGCCCATCGGTCGGGTTGCTGGACTGGACCCGGTGACCTCGGCCGATTTCATCAAGGAACGGCTGGACGCCATCACGGTGGCCTGA
- a CDS encoding nucleoside deaminase, whose amino-acid sequence MTPEQMLDVAVEEARKGLAEGGIPIGAALFTADGVLLGSGHNKRVQDDDPSVHGETDAFRNAGRQRDYRSTIMVTTLSPCWYCSGLVRQFNIGAVLIGESRTFTGGHDWLAENGVQVTVLDDQRCVTMMEDFIAARPDLWNEDIGVAE is encoded by the coding sequence ATGACCCCGGAACAGATGCTCGACGTCGCCGTCGAGGAGGCCCGAAAAGGACTGGCAGAAGGCGGAATTCCGATCGGCGCGGCATTGTTCACCGCCGACGGCGTACTGCTGGGCAGCGGCCACAACAAGCGGGTACAGGACGACGACCCGTCGGTGCACGGCGAGACCGACGCCTTCCGTAATGCCGGCCGGCAACGCGACTACCGTTCGACCATCATGGTGACGACCCTGTCACCGTGCTGGTACTGCAGCGGGCTGGTGCGCCAGTTCAACATCGGAGCGGTGCTGATCGGGGAGAGTCGCACCTTCACCGGTGGCCATGACTGGCTGGCCGAAAACGGCGTGCAGGTCACCGTGCTCGACGATCAGCGGTGCGTGACGATGATGGAGGATTTCATCGCGGCGCGGCCCGACCTGTGGAACGAGGACATCGGAGTGGCTGAATGA
- a CDS encoding purine-cytosine permease family protein gives MTAAEPTTDGTYRDRIVAVEPGGNEFIAEADRHGRPSQLVWTWASPNLEFATIFLGVLSVSYFGMNFWQAAAGIIIGTGLGAVAHGFLSARGPRLGVPQMVAGRLAFGYKGNAVPSTLMAITAGVGWFATNSISAAFALSTLFGLAPLLALLLVVVVQTALAFFGHNLVQAFERWAFPVLAVIFAITSVMIMSKADLGAPAVEGGVGGLGGFLLTVGATFGYVAGWTPYAADFSRYLPSTVSPARTGLFAATGLFLASSVLAIVGAASVTIVTAAVSDNPTDAFTGSLPGWLAAATLLAIAIGAVAANAINVYSAGMAFVTTGVKLPAHIARASATVFFGVAGFLVAWWALADAAASYEAFLLLIAYWVGPWLGVVFADQYLRRGHRVDGFLYDHTYSNWPGLLSFLIGLVVSFLLFCNQERFVGFVVRAVPDLGDIGFFVGFLLAAGSYLLLCRSKITAEKVTA, from the coding sequence ATGACAGCGGCTGAGCCCACCACCGACGGCACCTACCGGGACCGCATCGTCGCGGTCGAACCCGGCGGCAACGAATTCATCGCCGAGGCCGATCGGCACGGGCGTCCCAGTCAACTGGTCTGGACCTGGGCGTCGCCCAATCTGGAGTTCGCCACCATCTTCCTGGGCGTGCTCTCGGTCTCCTACTTCGGCATGAACTTCTGGCAGGCCGCGGCCGGCATCATCATCGGCACCGGGCTCGGCGCGGTGGCGCATGGGTTCCTGTCGGCCCGCGGGCCCCGTCTCGGGGTGCCGCAGATGGTGGCGGGTCGGCTGGCCTTCGGCTACAAGGGAAATGCCGTGCCCTCGACGCTGATGGCGATCACCGCCGGGGTGGGCTGGTTCGCCACCAACAGCATCAGCGCCGCCTTCGCACTCTCGACGCTGTTCGGACTCGCACCGCTGCTGGCCCTGCTGCTGGTGGTGGTGGTGCAGACTGCGCTGGCCTTCTTCGGGCACAACCTGGTGCAGGCCTTCGAGCGGTGGGCGTTCCCGGTGCTCGCGGTGATCTTCGCGATCACCTCGGTGATGATCATGTCCAAGGCCGATCTGGGCGCACCGGCCGTCGAGGGCGGCGTCGGCGGGCTGGGTGGCTTCCTGCTGACGGTGGGCGCCACCTTCGGCTACGTCGCGGGCTGGACGCCGTACGCCGCGGACTTCAGCCGGTACCTGCCCAGCACGGTGTCACCGGCGCGTACCGGCCTGTTCGCCGCGACCGGACTCTTTTTGGCCAGTTCGGTGCTGGCGATCGTCGGCGCCGCCTCGGTCACCATCGTCACCGCCGCGGTCTCGGACAACCCGACCGACGCCTTCACCGGTTCGCTGCCCGGTTGGCTGGCCGCCGCGACGCTGCTGGCCATCGCGATCGGCGCGGTGGCGGCCAACGCGATCAACGTCTACTCGGCCGGGATGGCCTTCGTCACCACCGGCGTCAAACTGCCCGCCCATATCGCGCGGGCGAGCGCGACCGTGTTCTTCGGGGTGGCCGGTTTCCTGGTCGCCTGGTGGGCGCTGGCGGACGCCGCCGCCAGCTACGAGGCGTTCCTGCTGCTGATCGCGTACTGGGTCGGGCCCTGGCTCGGCGTGGTGTTCGCCGACCAGTATCTGCGCCGCGGGCATCGCGTCGACGGATTCCTCTATGACCACACGTATTCCAACTGGCCGGGGCTACTGTCGTTCCTGATCGGTCTGGTGGTGTCATTCCTGCTGTTCTGCAATCAGGAGCGTTTCGTGGGATTTGTCGTCCGGGCGGTGCCCGATCTGGGGGACATCGGGTTCTTCGTCGGTTTCCTGCTCGCCGCCGGCTCCTACCTGCTGCTCTGCCGGTCCAAGATCACCGCCGAGAAGGTGACCGCATGA